One Cytophagia bacterium CHB2 genomic window carries:
- a CDS encoding DUF819 family protein: MFTCHCRRCNSSPRCAFHRCTSDTEILMPLLQSPMAIFALCAGLCALVFWVSKQAWAQRFFSIVPAIIFIYYLPTLAATFGVIPTVSPVYDWMRDYLLPFSLFILMVTADIPAIMKIGPKALAMMVFGTLGVIVGGPVTFLLFSNWLPPEAWKGFAALSGSWIGGSGNFAAMKEAVSAPDSIIGPMIIVDTAVGYTWMGVLLFLANYQKRVDRRLGADAQVLDDLNRRMKDYQESRVKPMALSDAFLILSIGFVGAVVCQSLAQWVYELTHVALRENLPLLDSIFTSFTWLIIFISTFGILLSFTPLRNLEAAGASKLGYVALYLFLTSIGAKADLAGLLTAPVLLLAGVVWILFHIGFLFLGARLIKAPMFLVAIGSQANIGGAASAPIVAAAYYEAMAPVGVLMGVLGYLLGNYGGLLCALLLRLAAGN; the protein is encoded by the coding sequence ATGTTCACCTGCCATTGCCGGCGCTGCAACTCAAGCCCGCGTTGCGCTTTTCACCGCTGCACTTCTGACACGGAGATTCTTATGCCGCTTTTGCAAAGTCCGATGGCGATTTTTGCATTGTGCGCCGGTTTGTGCGCGCTCGTATTTTGGGTCAGCAAACAAGCCTGGGCGCAACGGTTCTTCAGCATTGTGCCAGCCATTATTTTCATTTACTATCTGCCAACGCTGGCTGCCACCTTCGGTGTGATTCCCACGGTTTCGCCAGTTTATGATTGGATGCGCGATTATCTCCTGCCGTTCAGTTTGTTCATTCTGATGGTGACCGCTGACATTCCTGCGATCATGAAGATTGGCCCGAAAGCGCTGGCCATGATGGTGTTCGGCACCCTCGGCGTGATTGTTGGCGGCCCGGTCACATTTCTGCTTTTTTCGAATTGGCTGCCACCTGAAGCCTGGAAAGGCTTTGCTGCGCTCTCCGGCAGTTGGATCGGCGGCAGCGGGAATTTTGCCGCGATGAAAGAGGCGGTAAGCGCGCCCGACAGCATCATTGGCCCCATGATCATCGTTGATACCGCCGTTGGCTACACCTGGATGGGCGTGCTGCTTTTTCTCGCCAATTATCAAAAGCGCGTTGACCGGCGGCTCGGCGCAGACGCGCAGGTGTTGGATGATCTCAATCGCCGCATGAAAGATTATCAGGAAAGCCGCGTCAAGCCCATGGCGCTGTCCGATGCGTTTTTGATTTTATCGATTGGATTCGTGGGCGCCGTGGTTTGTCAAAGTCTGGCGCAATGGGTGTATGAATTGACGCATGTTGCCTTGCGGGAAAATCTGCCGCTGCTCGATTCGATTTTCACGAGTTTCACCTGGCTCATCATTTTTATTTCGACGTTCGGCATTCTGCTGTCGTTCACACCGTTGCGCAATCTTGAGGCGGCCGGCGCTTCCAAGTTGGGATATGTTGCGCTCTATCTTTTTCTCACCTCGATCGGCGCCAAGGCCGATCTTGCCGGATTGCTCACTGCGCCGGTGTTGCTGCTCGCCGGCGTCGTGTGGATTCTCTTTCACATTGGCTTTCTATTTCTCGGTGCGCGACTGATCAAAGCGCCGATGTTTCTCGTCGCCATCGGCAGCCAGGCCAACATCGGCGGCGCGGCGAGCGCGCCGATAGTCGCCGCGGCCTATTACGAGGCCATGGCCCCGGTGGGCGTGCTCATGGGCGTGCTTGGTTATCTGCTCGGCAATTACGGTGGGCTGTTGTGTGCATTGCTGTTGCGGCTGGCTGCGGGCAATTGA